The following coding sequences lie in one Actinomyces capricornis genomic window:
- a CDS encoding LssY C-terminal domain-containing protein, whose protein sequence is MSDARPWSIDDVIDAVFFAIAALGTLWLAWLLLGSGWHLSARFVVGVICFWAVLAYLALPRMHQVLTWLYVPDYFIGRTRTADGLLGDPVNLALRGEEEDIHEAMTAAGWVRADPITLRSSWGIIVSSVMRRSYPAAPVSDLMLFGRKQDFAYQKEVEGNPAQRHHIRFWRTPDNWLLPGGQQVDWLAGATYDRSVGFSALTFQVTHKIDADIDIERDYVVDDVRWASSAAELEIWNDYFTAYHDKNGGGDRIITDGDLYVLDLSEVVPGPQSPRHDAELARARQEEAGARRSRPPELIGAIVLLALMVINDFVTFFLGGAFSQAIGEVRASDGTQTGEAFAAAMVVLAGVIMIVTIILAIATWLGHPRCRIALMVLLTLNMTNMMTQVLAIGVRQASWGLIVSTALNVLALLAMSARACQQWERFRKEERQAARLRASH, encoded by the coding sequence ACCTCAGCGCCCGCTTCGTCGTCGGCGTCATCTGCTTCTGGGCAGTCCTGGCCTACCTGGCCCTGCCCCGCATGCACCAGGTTCTCACCTGGCTCTACGTGCCCGACTACTTCATCGGCCGTACCCGGACCGCCGACGGCCTCCTTGGGGACCCCGTCAACCTCGCCCTGCGGGGCGAGGAGGAGGACATCCATGAGGCGATGACCGCAGCGGGCTGGGTGCGCGCCGACCCCATCACGCTGCGCTCCTCCTGGGGCATCATCGTCTCCTCCGTCATGCGCCGCTCCTATCCCGCAGCGCCGGTCTCCGACCTCATGCTCTTCGGCCGCAAGCAGGACTTCGCCTACCAGAAGGAGGTCGAGGGCAACCCCGCCCAGCGCCACCACATCCGCTTCTGGCGCACCCCGGACAACTGGCTGCTCCCCGGAGGCCAGCAGGTCGACTGGCTGGCGGGCGCCACCTACGACCGCTCCGTGGGCTTCTCCGCCCTCACCTTCCAAGTCACCCACAAGATCGACGCCGATATCGATATCGAGCGCGACTACGTCGTCGACGACGTGCGCTGGGCCAGCAGTGCGGCCGAGCTCGAGATCTGGAACGACTACTTCACCGCCTACCACGACAAGAACGGCGGCGGTGACCGCATCATCACCGACGGCGACCTCTACGTCCTCGACCTCAGCGAGGTGGTCCCGGGCCCGCAGAGCCCCCGGCACGATGCCGAGCTCGCCAGAGCCCGCCAGGAGGAGGCCGGGGCGCGCCGGAGCCGCCCGCCCGAGCTCATCGGGGCCATCGTGCTGCTGGCGCTCATGGTCATCAACGACTTCGTGACCTTCTTCCTGGGCGGTGCGTTCTCCCAGGCCATCGGCGAGGTGAGGGCCTCCGACGGTACGCAGACCGGGGAGGCCTTCGCCGCAGCCATGGTCGTCCTCGCGGGGGTCATCATGATCGTCACCATCATCCTGGCGATCGCCACCTGGCTGGGGCACCCGCGGTGCCGCATCGCACTCATGGTGCTCCTGACCCTGAACATGACCAACATGATGACGCAGGTCCTCGCCATCGGGGTGCGTCAGGCCTCCTGGGGGCTCATCGTCTCCACGGCGCTCAACGTCCTGGCACTCCTGGCGATGTCGGCCCGCGCCTGCCAGCAGTGGGAGCGCTTCCGAAAGGAGGAGCGGCAGGCCGCCCGCCTCCGCGCCTCCCACTGA